The following coding sequences lie in one Miscanthus floridulus cultivar M001 chromosome 9, ASM1932011v1, whole genome shotgun sequence genomic window:
- the LOC136483395 gene encoding calcium-dependent mitochondrial ATP-magnesium/phosphate carrier protein 2-like has product MPMAPDRPLEAFRAAARGAIAHLHLPVIHIPGSNSSPNPNPKQQEEPEADCLLHLHVVVTNFLHKPLKSFARCFKPKRRGGKHSPPLHWDHSNGATPQQQLELLLCIAFDAFAHNLHLLEDACRQKSEEFGMATRQLEQFVVLRKVIDGKRADFDGLLSNLGFAKVGAPPARIMGGASPVPAPAPVSDQEDGAGIGDDEGVDKASGTQQQAQRLPARLLNIPLSNVERLRSTLSAVSLTELIELVPQLVSRSSTSPDAHPDKKRLFSVQDFFRYAEIEGKRFFEELDRDGDGQVTLEDLEIAMRKRRLPRRYARELFRHTRSNFFSKSIGWKQFLSLMEQKEATILRAYTTLCLSKSGTLHKNQILTSLKGAGLPANEDNAAAMLRYLNSDSEGSISYGHFRNFMLLLPSERLEDDPRNIWFEAATVVAVPPPIEISTGSVLKSALAGGLASALSTSLLHPIDSMKTRVQASTLSFPELISKLPQIGLRGLYRGSIPAILGQFSSHGLRTGIFEASKLVLINVAPTLPEIQVQSIASFCSTVLGTAVRIPCEVLKQRLQAGIFNNVGEAIVGTMRQDGPKGFFRGTGATLCREVPFYVAGMCLYAEAKKAAQHVLKRDLEAWEVVTVGALSGGLAAIVTTPFDVMKTRMMTAPPGTPVSMQMIIFSILRNEGPLGLFKGAIPRFFWIAPLGAMNFAGYELAKQAMIKDENKSSESTQENLPRKQ; this is encoded by the exons ATGCCCATGGCGCCCGACCGCCCCTTAGAAGCCTTCCGCGCCGCCGCCCGTGGCGCCATCGCGCACCTTCACCTTCCCGTCATCCACATCCCCGGATCCAATTCCAGTCCCAATCCCAACCCCAAGCAGCAGGAGGAACCCGAGGCCGActgcctgctccacctccacGTCGTCGTCACCAACTTCCTCCACAAGCCCCTCAAGTCATTCGCCAGGTGCTTCAAGCCCAAGCGGCGGGGAGGCAAACACTCCCCGCCGCTCCACTGGGATCACAGCAATGGCGCCACCCCGCAGCAGCAGCTGGAGCTCCTGCTCTGCATTGCGTTCGACGCCTTCGCCCACAACCTGCACTTGCTGGAGGACGCCTGCAGGCAGAAAAGTGAAGAATTTGGTATGGCTACCCGACAGTTGGAGCAATTTGTGGTTCTCAGGAAGGTAATCGATGGGAAGAGGGCCGACTTCGATGGGCTCCTTTCCAACCTGGGCTTTGCAAAGGTTGGGGCACCGCCAGCAAGGATCATGGGTGGTGCGTCCCCTGTCCCAGCACCAGCACCGGTCAGCGACCAGGAGGATGGTGCTGGAATTGGGGACGACGAGGGCGTGGACAAAGCTAGCGGTACACAACAGCAGGCACAGAGATTGCCTGCCCGGTTGCTTAACATTCCTTTGTCGAATGTGGAGCGTCTGCGGTCTACACTGTCTGCAGTTTCACTGACGGAGCTCATTGAATTAGTCCCGCAGCTGGTGAGCAGATCATCAACATCGCCAGATGCACATCCTGACAAGAAGAGGCTTTTCTCAGTGCAAGACTTCTTCAGATATGCAGAAATTGAAG GAAAGCGGTTCTTTGAAGAGTTAGACAGAGATGGTGATGGCCAAGTCACTCTAGAAGATCTCGAAATTGCAATGAGGAAGAGGCGGTTACCAAGGAGGTATGCCCGAGAATTGTTCCGCCATACAAGAAGCAACTTCTTTTCGAAATCAATTGGGTGGAAGCAATTTTTATCCTTGATGGAACAGAAGGAggcaaccattctccgagcaTATACCACGTTGTGTTTGAGCAAGTCTGGAACACTTCACAAGAATCAAATTTTGACTTCCTTGAAAGGTGCTGGACTTCCGGCCAATGAAGATAATGCCGCTGCCATGCTACGGTATCTAAATTCTGATTCAGAAGGATCAATCTCATATGGCCATTTCCGGAACTTCATGCTTCTACTTCCTTCAGAACGCCTTGAGGATGATCCTCG GAACATTTGGTTTGAAGCAGCCACTGTTGTTGCTGTCCCCCCACCTATAGAAATATCCACAGGAAGTGTTTTGAAGTCTGCTTTAGCTGGAGGTCTTGCAAGTGCGCTCTCTACCTCTCTGCTGCATCCTATTGATTCAATGAAG ACACGTGTCCAAGCATCTACGCTCTCATTTCCAGAGCTCATTTCAAAGCTTCCACAAATTGGGCTTCGAGGATTGTATCGAGGTTCTATCCCAGCAATTCTCGGCCAGTTTTCAAG CCATGGTTTGAGGACAGGAATCTTTGAAGCAAGCAAGCTTGTATTAATTAATGTTGCTCCAACACTTCCAGAGATTCAG GTGCAATCAATTGCGTCCTTCTGCAGCACAGTCCTAGGGACTGCAGTCCGTATCCCTTGTGAGGTTCTTAAGCAGCGTTTGCAGGCTGGAATATTCAACAATGTAGGGGAGGCGATTGTTGGCACCATGCGACAAGATGGCCCAAAGGGATTTTTTCGCGGCACTGGGGCCACACTGTGTCGCGAGGTTCCTTTCTATGTTGCTGGAATGTGCCTCTATGCAGAAGCTAAGAAG GCAGCACAGCATGTTTTGAAGAGAGACTTGGAAGCATGGGAAGTAGTGACAGTTGGAGCATTGTCTGGAGGACTTGCGGCAATAGTGACCACTCCCTTTGATGTGATGAAGACTAGGATGATGACTGCCCCTCCAGGCACACCAGTGTCTATGCAGATGATAATCTTCTCCATCCTTCGAAACGAGGGTCCACTTGGACTCTTTAAGGGCGCGATCCCCCGCTTCTTCTGGATTGCTCCTCTTGGAGCAATGAACTTTGCAGGCTATGAGCTTGCCAAGCAGGCAATgatcaaagatgagaacaagtcCAGTGAGTCAACACAAGAGAACTTGCCAAGAAAGCAGTGA
- the LOC136481333 gene encoding ferritin-1, chloroplastic-like — translation MMLRVSPSATAAANQLSGAGITPATVRVSAPRGGVSPSAAAACRAAGKGKEVLSGVVFQPFEEIKGELALVPQTPDKSLARQKFVDDCEAALNEQINVEYNASYAYNSLFAYFDRDNVALKGFAKFFKESSDEEREHAEKLMEYQNKRGGRVRLQSIVTPLTEFDHPEKGDALYAMELALALEKLVNEKLHNLHGVATRCNDPQLTDFIESEFLEEQVEAINKISKYVAQLRRVGKGHGVWHFDQMLLEEEA, via the exons ATGATGCTTAGGGTGTCCccgtccgccaccgccgccgccaaccAGCTCTCTGGTGCGGGCATAACCCCGGCTACCGTCAGGGTGTCGGCGCCGCGCGGAGGCGTCTCGCCGTCTGCTGCCGCCGCGTGCAGGGCCGCCGGCAAGGGGAAGGAGGTGCTCAGCGGGGTGGTGTTCCAGCCCTTCgaggagatcaagggggagctcgccCTCGTGCCCCAGACCCCCGACAAGTCGCTCGCGCGCCAGAAGTTCGTCGACGACTGCGAGGCCGCCCTCAACGAGCAGATCAA TGTGGAGTACAATGCCTCCTATGCGTACAACTCCCTCTTCGCCTACTTCGACCGCGACAACGTGGCTCTCAAAGGATTTGCCAA GTTCTTTAAGGAATCGAGCGACGAGGAGAGGGAGCACGCTGAAAAGctcatggagtaccag AACAAACGTGGAGGCAGGGTGAGGCTCCAGTCGATAGTGACGCCCTTAACTGAGTTTGACCACCCTGAGAAAGGCGATGCTTTGTACG CTATGGAGCTGGCTCTGGCTCTGGAAAAGCTGGTTAATGAGAAGCTGCACAACCTGCATGGT GTGGCAACAAGGTGCAATGATCCTCAGCTGACAGACTTCATTGAGAGTGAGTTCCTCGAGGAGCAG GTAGAAGCCATAAACAAGATCTCCAAATATGTCGCCCAGCTGAGGAGAGTGGGCAAGGGGCATG GGGTGTGGCACTTTGATCAGATGCTGCTTGAGGAAGAGGCCTAA